One Brevinematia bacterium genomic window, TCTTTTATTATTATATTAAGCTCGGCTATTATATTTTTGAATTTGATTTTTTTTCTGATGAGTGTTCTAATGGAAGATTTTATTACAATCATTGACATACTCGCTGTTATTCCTTTTCCAGATATATCTCCGACTATTATCATATACTTCTCTTTTGATAGAGGTATTATATCAACGAAATCTCCACCTAATCCACTACTTGATCTTGTTATGAACTCTAAGTCTAAGATGTTTTTACTTGGTTTGTAAACACCAGAAATCATAGTTTCTATTATTGATTTACTCATTTCTATTTCTCTATTTACTACTAGGATTGATTTTTGTTTTCTTTGGTTCTTTAGTATGTATCCAATGGTGAATAGGTTGGTATATATTTGGTTAATGGCATTATAATCGTAGTCATCGTAAGGAGAACCGTTTTCTTTTTCCCCAAGAGATAAGATCATTATGATATGTTCTCCGTCTTTCACAAGAACTATAGCTTCGGATTCTAACCCCCTAAGCATATTCCCTACTGTGTGCTCGTTTCGCCTCAGTATAGGATCAGATAGTATCTCTGACATGAAGAAGATATTTTTATTTTTGTATGAGAGCAGGATGCTGAGAGCTTTGTCCGTTTTGTCAAGGCTTTTCGTCACATTGTTTTCTGAAAAAATATTCTCCAAGATTCCTATCTCATTTTCAATGAATATGTTTATCTTTGAGGAGGATATGTTATCCTTGATTGCTTTGACAAGGTTTTTAACTATTTCGTCTTCGGGTTTAGTAAGGTCAATGGAAGATATATTCTTTTTCAGAATATCAAGATAGTGAGATTTGAATTTAAGTATTTCCCTAACATACTGTTCTAGATACTTACTTAGGGCAAGTATTGCTAGAAATGATACTAGTGCTACTACTGGTAATAAGTCTGGAGGTATGGTAGTTTGCTTTGACAAAGCGTTGAATACTATTCCACCCAAAGTGCCGATTATTGCTGTGAATATCAATATTACGGTGGTGTTGTAGATACCTGATGATATGTTAAGTAACTTAGTTCTAGTTACGGCGAAGATTAGCGTTCCTGCTAAGATAAAGCTTGGTAAAGGTGATAGGTAGTAAAACCTAAATGTTTTGAAA contains:
- a CDS encoding SpoIIE family protein phosphatase, whose product is MTEALVGYVSFLVLQAITWFFVIKNPEVLKSTNTRLVVLIVLLASLMALFISVSWDTAKLQLFDITNISLRTTSALMVIANLLVFRLILTFPKEHNLLIVDIILAIIAVIPLYLLFSTNLIIAGVTSKEGILYRLEGKYYSLYSLIASLLLIVSTIIGIVRATKTQEKIYKLQIVTIVIGTSLSLLIAVVIAMIIPLVFKTFRFYYLSPLPSFILAGTLIFAVTRTKLLNISSGIYNTTVILIFTAIIGTLGGIVFNALSKQTTIPPDLLPVVALVSFLAILALSKYLEQYVREILKFKSHYLDILKKNISSIDLTKPEDEIVKNLVKAIKDNISSSKINIFIENEIGILENIFSENNVTKSLDKTDKALSILLSYKNKNIFFMSEILSDPILRRNEHTVGNMLRGLESEAIVLVKDGEHIIMILSLGEKENGSPYDDYDYNAINQIYTNLFTIGYILKNQRKQKSILVVNREIEMSKSIIETMISGVYKPSKNILDLEFITRSSSGLGGDFVDIIPLSKEKYMIIVGDISGKGITASMSMIVIKSSIRTLIRKKIKFKNIIAELNIIIKENLPKGTFFSGVFIVADISQNSIFFINNGIPVMWHYSSKTHSISQIQGEGKILGFVKDISKLIDVKKVSFEKGDIIAIATDGFTEATAIDGTKFNLSLVEKIIKQYNDKQSSEILTRIFDSWYEFSNRQIKDDVSLLVFKRP